The following is a genomic window from Syntrophaceae bacterium.
TCTCATCATCCTCGTGCTGTAGCCGGTGACGCTGTCGGCCTTGAGGTCGAGGAGCCGCTTGGCGCCCAGTTTCACGATGAATTCCTCCCAGTTCTTGGGCCCGTAGACCCACTCGTCGAGCCACTTCTTCATGTCTTCGGGGTTCCTGGACGCGGCGTCCATGCCCCTCATGAAGGGTGCGTCGTAGTCGTAGTAGAAGGGAACGGAGCTCGGGAAGGCGCCCCAGGGGCATTCCACGATGGCATCCACCACGAAGTAGGGGATCTGGTTGGCCTCGGGCACCTTTCTCATTTCGGACTCGGGGACGATTTCCTCGGCCAGGATGACGACCTTGTCGGCCGCGTAGGCGATTTCCTTGTCGATCGTGCCGACGCCGCGCCAGCGCGCCGTACCCTTGTCGCCCGCCTGGGCGACGTGGATGACGGCCAGCTCGGGCCGTGCGGCGGGCAGCAGGATCGTCTCACCCTCGCCCCAGAAAGGCTCTTCGAACTGGATGAACTTCTTCTTGGGGATCTTCGGGTTCTTGCCGTCGCGCATGCCGGCCCTGCCGAGCGCGTCGTACTTGGGGTTGTAGAGGTCGGAGCCGAGCGGCGCGTTGTAGGGAATGAACGGCGCGCCGATCGCACCGGCCAGGAAACGCATGGCCATTGCGCCGTGCGAGTAATCCTCGAGAATCATCTCCCCCTTCTTGTAGCGCCTCTCGAGGTTGACGTCCAGCTTTCCGGCCATCTCGCCCCAGCCCATCCAGTCCGTCTCGTAGATCTTCATGGCGCCGGCCGCATTCAGCAGCCAGGTGCAGCAGCTCCCGTGACGGTCAATGACGTGCAGGTTCTTCACCCCCTGGCGCACCGTCTGCCAGGCAAAGGCGAAGGGGTTCCGGTTGAAGCCCGTGAAACCACTCCAGGCGACCATGGCCCCGTCGTGCATGAAAGCCTTGCAGGCTTCCTCGAGGGACATGATCTGTGCCTTTTTGGTCTGTGTGCGAAGCCGT
Proteins encoded in this region:
- a CDS encoding CoA transferase subunit A, which translates into the protein MPRLRTQTKKAQIMSLEEACKAFMHDGAMVAWSGFTGFNRNPFAFAWQTVRQGVKNLHVIDRHGSCCTWLLNAAGAMKIYETDWMGWGEMAGKLDVNLERRYKKGEMILEDYSHGAMAMRFLAGAIGAPFIPYNAPLGSDLYNPKYDALGRAGMRDGKNPKIPKKKFIQFEEPFWGEGETILLPAARPELAVIHVAQAGDKGTARWRGVGTIDKEIAYAADKVVILAEEIVPESEMRKVPEANQIPYFVVDAIVECPWGAFPSSVPFYYDYDAPFMRGMDAASRNPEDMKKWLDEWVYGPKNWEEFIVKLGAKRLLDLKADSVTGYSTRMMRGKKPAPRMKMPLSVAMSGY